The window TTTCTATATATTTATATACAAGAAAGAGAGAAAAAGAGCAATAGACTACAGATGTAAATAAGGGTAAATAGGTGGAATATCGGGATTCCATGTAGTTTGAACAACGAAGTAAATAATTAGTATTGCTTTTTATTTTAATTAGTAATACTATTTATATAGAGGTTGTACGTTAACAATTCGGCTAATGAGAGGTAGTAAATAGGAGGGTATATGGTATCAACTAAGGTGTATCATGTCTTTACGAATGAACAGGATGAATACGTAGAGGATTATAGTAAGGCACTGGTACTGTTTACTAAATGGGTTACCGAATACGGTAGTGCCCGACTTTACGAAGAGACGTTTGAAGACGATGAACTTCAGAGTGAAGACTGTATAGGCAGCTTCGGTTATTTTCCGTGGTAACTGATACGGATATACGCAGATAGTAGCAGAAAAGCAGATTATGCGTTAAAATAGGACTAATGTCCAGAAAGATAGTCAGTATGCAAGTCAAGGTTTCAGAAGCGGTTAGAAAGCGCGCTAGAGCTGTTGCAAAAGATAATGGAAAAACACTCAATGAGTTTATTATGAGCCTGTTCTCCAATGCTGGAGATAAAGAACTTAAGAAACTCGTAGAACAAGAATTAAAAAGCAGACCAAAACCAGGACGACCCTGGGATAAGTAATTATTAGCCGGATTGTTAGCGTATGGGCCTCTTTATACATGGAGGGTATATGTCGAGGCCAAAAGGTAGCAAGAACAATTCAAAACCGCTCGTTGTTGAAACGTTTTCATACACGACCGAGCAGCGGATTACGTTGTTTGCTCACCTGATTGTCGAGAAAATACTTGAAGATCAGCGCAATGGGCGTATTTTCCTCAAAGTGATAAGGCAAGAAGATGTCCCAAAACAGTAAACCTCGCAACGGACTACTTGCCATACGGGTGTCCTCTGATAAACAGGGGCTGGACGGTGACTCACCGGAAGCTCAACGTGAGCAAGGTGAACGCTACGCCGCTACACACAATATTATTATTACCGAAACTGTCATCCTGATGGAGTCTGCCTCGCACGAAGACCAGCCAATGCAGGAAGTTATCAACCGCTGCAAAGACAAGAGTAAAGGCATTGAGGTAGTGTTAATTAAATCTATTGACCGCTTTACTCGTGGTGGCGGTGACTACTATTCCCCCTTAAAAAGACAGCTAACCAAACTTGGAGTTGCTCTTGAGGATATGTACGGTGTCATTGGTAAACGACAAGTTAATACGTTGGAACACACTGGCTTCAAATACTACTGGAGTGAGTTCAATCCTACGCAGAAATCCGAATACTTAGAAGCGGAACGAGCTAAAGACGAAATGCGCGACATTATGAGCCGTATGATCGGTGCCGAAATCCGCTACACCCAGCTTGGTTACTGGATGCGCCAGCCGCCGTATGGTTTTATTAGTCAGAAAGTTGATACCAAGAATGGTAAACGCCTTATCTTGCAACCACATCCCGAAGAATCACCGTATATGATACGACTGTTTGAGATGAGAGCCGAGAGTATTTACAGCGACCAGCAGATCGCTGATGAACTCAATCGACTTGGTTTTAGAACCCGCATCCGCTATGTGCGTGATAAATATGATCGGACCAAGATTGTCAGACAAATCGGCGGACATAAAATGACCGCTAAAATGGTTGACCGCTACGTACACAACCCGATATATGCTGGTGTGATTAAAGAGAAATGGACGTACGATAAACCAGTCAAAGCCCAGTTTGACGGTCTGGTATTGCCAGCACTGTATAACGCAGCTAATCGGGGCAAGTA is drawn from bacterium and contains these coding sequences:
- a CDS encoding recombinase family protein, whose translation is MSQNSKPRNGLLAIRVSSDKQGLDGDSPEAQREQGERYAATHNIIITETVILMESASHEDQPMQEVINRCKDKSKGIEVVLIKSIDRFTRGGGDYYSPLKRQLTKLGVALEDMYGVIGKRQVNTLEHTGFKYYWSEFNPTQKSEYLEAERAKDEMRDIMSRMIGAEIRYTQLGYWMRQPPYGFISQKVDTKNGKRLILQPHPEESPYMIRLFEMRAESIYSDQQIADELNRLGFRTRIRYVRDKYDRTKIVRQIGGHKMTAKMVDRYVHNPIYAGVIKEKWTYDKPVKAQFDGLVLPALYNAANRGKYIIKIDAQNVVTLYRKQPPAHLTNKNMHNPEFPYKKVVTCSECKRTLLGSASRGKAGKYYPAYHCSKDGHYFRVPKAVFEQTIDDVVRRLEIAPEKLADLMSAIEQAWLEKQAQTAQDNQKVLEQRQAIETQIKAGVDRMKLVTSKTAIKYIEEDIEGLEKQLTQLDEQQANKSAETVDMEVVLQYARYLVEHLADILLHLRNPLRKAAFFGAIFNAVPTYEDLVGGTQKNSPIPGVNELFRIALSPNPNMVTPRGIEPRLPD